Part of the Kushneria marisflavi genome, GGCTCGCGCTGGTCGGCGGCGCGGCGCACCGTCTCGGGCCAGCTGCCCAGGCGGTTGATCAGGTCGCGCTCGCGAGCATCCTCGAGCAGGTGCAGCGAGGCGCGCGCCCGCTGCGCATCAAAGGGCTGATCGTTACTGGCGGCTTTCGCCTCGACACTGCACACACGGGCATGAGCGTACTGGGCGTAATAGACCGGATTGTCGCTGGACTGCGAGCGTGCCAGATCGATATCAAAGGTCATCTGCGAGGTTGCAGCGCGCGATACCAGGAAGTAGCGCGTCGCGTCACGACCAACTTCATCGATGAGATCGCGCAGGGTGACGTAGCTGCCGGCCCGCTTGGAAAGCTTGACCTCCTGGCCCGAACGGGTAACCAGCACCATCTGGTGCAGTACGTAGTCCGGCCAGCCTTTCGGAATGCCGGCGTCGAGCGCCTGTAGCCCGGCGCGCACGCGGGTGACCGTAGAGTGGTGATCGGCGCCCTGTTCGTTGATGACGGTGGTGAAACCACGCTGCCACTTGTCCAGGTGGTAGGCGACATCGGGCAGGAAGTAGGTGTATCCGCCCTCGCGCTTTCGCATCACGCGGTCCTTGTCATCCCCGAAGTCGGTGGTCTTGAGCCACAGCGCGCCGTCGGATTCATAGGTGTGACCGCACTGAATCAGGCGCTCGACCGTGTCTTCCACCTTGCCACTCTCGTAGAGGTCGGATTCCAGAAAGAAGACATCAAAACCGACACCAAAGGCCTTGAGATCGAGATCCTGCTCGTGACGCAGCCATGCCACCGCAAAGGCGCGAATGGCGTCCATGTCATCGGGGTTGGCCGCGGCCGTCACCTGACGATCGTCGGCCGTGACGGTATCGCCCTGCATATAGGCACGCGCGACATCCTGAATGTACTCGCCGCGGTAGCCGTCGGCCGGCCAGGCCGGGTCGTTGGGTTCGATGCCCTTGATGCGGGCCGCCACCGACAGGGCCAGATTATCGATCTGGGCACCGGCGTCGTTGTAATAGAACTCGCGGGTGACGTCATAGCCGTTGGCCTCGAGCAGGCGGCACAGGCTGTCGCCCACCGCCGCGCCCCGACCGTGGCCGACGTGTAGCGGACCGGTCGGGTTGGCCGAAACAAACTCGACCTGCACCTTCTGGCCGGCGCCATCGCGGTTACGGCCGAAATCATCCCCGGCCTCGAGAATGTCGAACAGCACTTCGCCCGCGGCGCTGGTATTGACGAAAAAGTTGATAAAGCCGGGGCCTGCGATCTCGACGCTTGAAATGGCGCTGGAGGCCGGCAGGGCGTTGATCAGGCGCTCGGCCAGATCGCGCGGCTTCATGCCGGCAGGCTTGGCCAGCATCATGGCCAGGTTGCTGGCGTAGTCGCCGTGGGCCCGGTCACGCGCGGCATCGACACGAATGTCGGGCTGGGTGCCAACGGGCAGGGCGCCTTCGGCCTTGAGCGCCTCGAGCGCCGTATTGAGCAGTAGGGTAATCGTCTCTTTCATGCTGGCATCTATGGTCGTGGATGGCTGGCCCGACGCATTCGGCCAGGTCTTGAACTGCGCGCCCCGTCACAAAACGTCCGCGTTGACGAGGTTGATGGATCAAACGGGGGCAGGCGCTTTGGCGCCCGCCATTATCGTTCAACCGTGGACAGTGTCAAAACCGGTATTGTGTCCGGGATGTATCAGGCCCTCTCCAGCGCAGACATCGTTCTAATACATCTCCTGCGGATCGATGTCGATGCTGTAGCGCAGGCGTCTTGCATCGGCCTGCTGGGTCATCCACTCATCCAGCCAGGCGCTGGCTTCATGCAGTGCGCTGCGCCGGTCGGCGCTGAGCAGCAATTGAGCATGATAGCGGTTCTGACGCCGCTCCATCGGTGCCGGAACCGGCCCGAGGCAGTGAACCGCCAGCCCCCGCTCGTCGAGCCAGGCTCGCATGGCCTCTCCGGCTCGGGTGAACAGCTCGATCACGGCCTCCATGCGCGCGCTTTCACCCCGCATGAGCGCCATGAAACGAAAGGGCGGCAGACCGGCCAGCCGGCGCTC contains:
- the argS gene encoding arginine--tRNA ligase, translated to MKETITLLLNTALEALKAEGALPVGTQPDIRVDAARDRAHGDYASNLAMMLAKPAGMKPRDLAERLINALPASSAISSVEIAGPGFINFFVNTSAAGEVLFDILEAGDDFGRNRDGAGQKVQVEFVSANPTGPLHVGHGRGAAVGDSLCRLLEANGYDVTREFYYNDAGAQIDNLALSVAARIKGIEPNDPAWPADGYRGEYIQDVARAYMQGDTVTADDRQVTAAANPDDMDAIRAFAVAWLRHEQDLDLKAFGVGFDVFFLESDLYESGKVEDTVERLIQCGHTYESDGALWLKTTDFGDDKDRVMRKREGGYTYFLPDVAYHLDKWQRGFTTVINEQGADHHSTVTRVRAGLQALDAGIPKGWPDYVLHQMVLVTRSGQEVKLSKRAGSYVTLRDLIDEVGRDATRYFLVSRAATSQMTFDIDLARSQSSDNPVYYAQYAHARVCSVEAKAASNDQPFDAQRARASLHLLEDARERDLINRLGSWPETVRRAADQREPQQIALYLQELASEFHTCYNAVKVMVDDADLRNARLALGLAVRQVMRNGLDLLGVSAPREM